Genomic DNA from Cucurbita pepo subsp. pepo cultivar mu-cu-16 unplaced genomic scaffold, ASM280686v2 Cp4.1_scaffold000396, whole genome shotgun sequence:
TCAGTCTAAGGTTTTGAGTTCAATTTTAGCACAACATACCTGTCGAGCAAATGCTTCACAGGGGACGGAATTGTCACGGGAGCGGTCAGAGCGGCTCGAGACGATGGTCGAAGGACAGCAGATTCCACGATCTGATTGGGGCAATTGGGATTGGAATTCTCCTTGTTGGAATCAAAATCCTTGAGAGCAAATTTCTTAGattgagaaagaagagagaatcGAAAGCTGTCAGCATCGAGGCCATCCATGAGCTCCCAGGAATTGATAACCTCCGGCTCAGATTTGGGTTCAGAGAGGGGAGTAGGAAAAACAGAGCCAAAGGTGAACCTGGGCGGCGGAGCTGGGGTGGCAGCGGAAGGTGGGTCGAGGTTAAGAAGGCCATAAGTGGTGGAAGTAAGGGAGACGATGTGGTGGGTGAGAGCGGCGGCACCCAGTTGGGGAAACTCGTCGTCGTGGTTCAGAAGATGGGAAGAAGCACAGCCCATGATTAGCGATGAATCGGAAGAGGGGTCGAAAGGGGGAGatgaaagattgaatttttgaatgaaagaaagggTTTGGTTTAGGAGTTGTGGGCTTAGCACGCTAAGTTTGGGCGCtaaaattgaattcaaaagAGGGTGGTGGCATCGCATGGGGGGGACGGGGAGGCCTCCGAGGAAGAGGGGTGGGGTATCTTTTTGGTCTCATAAATTGCTTTAACAATTCCAATTTTTGACCTTTACCAACTGTTTCCTGACCCCACCAAACTCTACtctcttccattttaaaatctcttACCCCCAATTTTCTAAGCCTCCACCACCACGACCCCGACAACCTCCCCATTGAGACTCATGGAAGAGAGGCCTAACAAATCAGGGAACACCATGATGCACATGAGTGATTGCTATCGAGCGGTGTCGTGACTTTTCTGACTAAGAGGATGAACTAATAGTCATTCTAACTCTCTGTGCGCAGGTTTGAATCAACTTAATCCAAAAAGATTCTAACTCTCTGTGCGCAGGTTTGAATCAACTTAATCCAAAAAGTTTTTGCTTATTTAAACTCGACCTGACCcagttcataaaaaaatttcgaaTCTTCAAATCTTTTGAACACTCTTATCACCAACTAAgctcaatttcttttcttttgtctttatGAAAAGGACAAACCAAAGCCAAAAGGATTCTCCCGCGTCCTCGCTAGAATATCACTGCGCATCGCCTTGTGTCTCGCtgtaataccatttgtaataggcAAAACTCATCACTAGCAAatagatctcacaatccactcctcttgaggggcccaacatcctcgctggcatatcaTTGCACATCACCCTGTGTCTgcctctaatatcatttgtaataatccaagcccactcccttggggcccaacgtcctcgctggcacatgccgcaaggaatgttttgttcctttctccaaacgacgtgggatctcacaatccacttcccttgggggccaacgtctttgctggcatATCGTTGCACATCGCCttgtgtttggctttgatacaatttgtaacagccaaagcccACTCCTAGCACatagatctcataatccactcctCTTGGGAGCCCAACATACTTGCTGGCATATCAACACATATAGCCgtgtgtctggctctaataccaattgtaaTAGGTGAAACTCGCTGccaacaaatattgtctttttggaactttccctttcgagcttccactcaaggttttcaaatgCTTATGCTATcgagaggtttccgcacccttatagGGAATGTTctattcctctctccaaccgatatgagatcttatGAGAAGACTCGAACCTTTAACTTATTAGTCAATGACGTATGTCATCGAATTAAGTTAAGCTTACCGTTAACATATTAATCCACCCGAGGTCtagattgatttatttatggaaatagactaattatttcaataaGAGAGATGAAGTAAATTAGGTAATAAAGAGGTTGTTGGATCTGACAGacccttctttttgtttcagaaGAACTCTAAGCTGAGCCTTTTGACACTCCAATTTCGCATCTGAATCTCTACTCTTCGACCCTTTTGTTCGAACCACTCGCCGGAACTCCACAAACCCTTTAATTCCTCTCACAATATGAGGATTAATATTTTCCACCTCCGGCGACCCACTTGTCGGAGCTGCCACCGCCGGAATCTCCATTTTACAGGATAATCTCTGCTCTCCCACGACGGCGTCCAATGCTGTTGATTCTGCCGGTGAAGATCCGTCGCCGACAGCATTGTTGTTGATGGAACTCGCCGAGGAATTGTCAGCCGCCGTCTGTTTTAGTTTGCCTGATTCTATCTCTGAAAGCATGTCTTCGAACACGATCTTGACCTCTGCAAGCTTCATTTGAACTCTCTCCTCTCGTAATACCTCAGACaaccttcaatttcaaatcaaaaggaaatCAAGGATTCCATGGTTATTTAAGcattacaataaataaatcatttattagGGAAGCGGTTCTTGTCACCGAACGACTAGTTTTTCAAAATGGTCATTCTTATCGGTAGATATAGGTATCGAGTCACCAACTACTAAATAAACGGTCTTAGTCTTGTTTTTAGTAGTTCAGAAGAATCAACCCTAGCCCGATTGCCTTGTAGACAGACAAATATTTCAGATTAAATAGAGGAAATTTTATGTCACTCTACGTCACATCAACTAACACACTCAAACAGTTCGttgtaatggtccaagccTAATGTGTCTACCAGAAACAAAGGTTCTTCACACTTTTATGatgagaaatgtttcgttcccttctctaatcggtttttacactcttataaggaatgattcgtacCCCTCTCTACTAATGTGAACCTATCTAATcagttttcacactcttataaagaatgcgtTGTACCCCTCTCTATCGATGTGAGGATATCTAATtggttttcacacttttataagaaatgctttgtacCCCTCTCCACCGTGTGAGCCTACCGCGTCTATTAGAGACAGAGGTACCAATGTATGCTTCTTACCCCTCTCTACCGATGAGCCTAACGCGTCTATCAGAGACAGAGGTATCGATGTATGCTTTATACCCTTGTCTAACCTGTGATGtatcacattggttggggaggagaacaaaccagcatttataagggcgtggaaacctttccctaacaccttgaggggaagcccgaaaggaaaagtccaaagatgacaatatctgctagcggtggatctaggccgTTACATAACCAATGTGAGTCTAACGCATCTACAAGAGACAGACgtaccaatgtgggatctcgatcatatttatttaattattctacCAGAGataggtttccatacccttgcaagaaatgttttgttccactGTTCAATCAaggttggatctcacaattcaccccgagaagttttcacacccttataagaaatttcaCGTACtcttctctaaccgatgtcGGATCTCAGAGttgtttattcatttatttagactagatttatttaataaccCTAAGTTTTTgatctagaaaaaaaaaaaaaaaaaaaagaaaaaagcaaaattaaattatgaacgAACCTTAGCATCTTCCTCTcatcttcaatcttcttcttcatcaaatcaATCTTGGTTTCATGTAAAGAAACCTCACGTGAAAGCTGTTGACACAGTAATTCCATGGCTTCCCTTTGTTTCCTCTCTTCATCGAGCTCCTTAG
This window encodes:
- the LOC111785187 gene encoding protein BRANCHLESS TRICHOME-like encodes the protein MMMMKDDTCPSWKLYENPFYISPSHRQTPHKSAINKHLQFYCLKLASSSSFCDLVPTKKRMDSELDLARSHIVELKTELRYERKARKKLESLAKRLAKELDEERKQREAMELLCQQLSREVSLHETKIDLMKKKIEDERKMLRLSEVLREERVQMKLAEVKIVFEDMLSEIESGKLKQTAADNSSASSINNNAVGDGSSPAESTALDAVVGEQRLSCKMEIPAVAAPTSGSPEVENINPHIVRGIKGFVEFRRVVRTKGSKSRDSDAKLECQKAQLRVLLKQKEGSVRSNNLFIT
- the LOC111785188 gene encoding uncharacterized protein At5g39865-like translates to MRCHHPLLNSILAPKLSVLSPQLLNQTLSFIQKFNLSSPPFDPSSDSSLIMGCASSHLLNHDDEFPQLGAAALTHHIVSLTSTTYGLLNLDPPSAATPAPPPRFTFGSVFPTPLSEPKSEPEVINSWELMDGLDADSFRFSLLSQSKKFALKDFDSNKENSNPNCPNQIVESAVLRPSSRAALTAPVTIPSPVKHLLDRFEVLCPPSGEHRVVVYTTTLRGIRKTFEECNAVRAAIEGTGVQICERDVSMDRGFREELKELMKGRGEEGMIPPRVFIRGRYIGNGEKVLKMVEEGVLGELLEGLPKIKAGSVCEGCGNARFLPCFQCNGSCKLVMTVKEGGLKRLGHGKAVVVKCPDCNENGLVLCPICS